A region from the Corynebacterium halotolerans YIM 70093 = DSM 44683 genome encodes:
- a CDS encoding RDD family protein, giving the protein MADPKRSWLDGPQIPAEYDDPDAPGRWPGEKLGLPQSGPGSLASVARRTGGVAIDWVIAWIIASFVGTFTDVLGGVSTMTLMFWAVLGIICGWLFARTPGQAVLGMGIARVDVGGAKVGLWRAVVRTLLTAFILPAALVDSDGRGMHDRATGTSVIQG; this is encoded by the coding sequence ATGGCTGATCCTAAGCGTAGCTGGCTCGACGGACCTCAGATCCCCGCGGAGTATGACGACCCCGACGCCCCCGGCCGCTGGCCCGGCGAAAAACTCGGCCTCCCGCAGTCGGGGCCCGGCTCCCTGGCCTCGGTCGCCCGCCGCACCGGGGGAGTGGCCATCGACTGGGTGATCGCCTGGATCATCGCCTCCTTCGTCGGCACCTTCACCGACGTCCTCGGCGGCGTGTCCACCATGACGCTGATGTTCTGGGCCGTCCTCGGCATCATCTGCGGTTGGCTGTTCGCCCGCACCCCCGGTCAGGCGGTGCTCGGCATGGGCATCGCGCGTGTCGACGTCGGCGGGGCCAAGGTCGGCCTGTGGCGTGCGGTGGTGCGCACTCTGCTGACCGCGTTCATCCTCCCGGCCGCGTTGGTGGACTCCGACGGCCGCGGCATGCACGACCGCGCCACCGGCACCAGCGTCATCCAGGGCTAG
- the glnA gene encoding type I glutamate--ammonia ligase yields the protein MAFNTTEDVIKYIKDEGVEFVDIRFTDVPGIEHHFSIPASEFDEDAAEEGMAFDGSSIRGFTTIDESDMMLLPDPATAKIDPFRRAKTLNMKFFVHDPFTREPFTRDPRNIARKAEEYLASTGIADTCNFGAEAEFYLFDSVRYSAGVNAGFYEVDSNEGWWNRDKETNTDGSPNSGYKTRLKGGYFPVAPYDQTVDLRDEMVRHLADADFHIERFHHEVGTGGQQEINYRFNTLLHAADDLQSFKYIVKNTAAAHGKAATFMPKPIAGDNGSGMHAHQSLWKDGKPLFHDESGYGGLSDIARYYIGGILHHAGAVLAFTNPTLNSYHRLVPGFEAPINLVYSQRNRSAAIRIPITGNNPKAKRIEFRAPDPSGNPYFGFAAMMLAGLDGIKNRIEPHAPVDKDLYELPPEEAASIPQAPTSLEASLAALQEDNEFLTEGDVFTDDLIDTYIKLKYDNEITPNRLRPTPQEFEMYFDC from the coding sequence GTGGCCTTCAACACCACCGAAGACGTCATCAAGTACATCAAGGATGAAGGCGTCGAGTTCGTCGACATCCGTTTCACCGATGTTCCCGGCATCGAGCACCACTTCTCCATCCCCGCCTCGGAGTTCGACGAGGACGCCGCGGAGGAGGGCATGGCCTTCGACGGTTCCTCCATCCGCGGATTCACCACCATCGACGAGTCCGACATGATGCTGCTGCCGGACCCGGCCACCGCGAAGATCGACCCGTTCCGCCGGGCCAAGACGCTGAACATGAAGTTCTTCGTCCACGACCCGTTCACCCGCGAGCCCTTCACCCGCGACCCGCGCAACATCGCCCGCAAGGCCGAGGAGTACCTCGCCTCCACGGGGATTGCCGACACCTGCAACTTCGGCGCCGAGGCGGAGTTCTACCTCTTCGACTCCGTGCGCTACTCCGCCGGGGTCAACGCCGGTTTCTACGAGGTCGACTCCAACGAGGGCTGGTGGAACCGCGACAAGGAGACCAACACCGACGGCTCCCCGAACAGCGGCTACAAGACCCGGCTCAAGGGCGGCTACTTCCCCGTCGCCCCCTACGACCAGACCGTGGACCTCCGCGACGAGATGGTCCGCCACCTGGCCGACGCCGACTTCCACATCGAGCGCTTCCACCACGAGGTGGGCACCGGTGGCCAGCAGGAGATCAACTACCGCTTCAACACCCTGCTGCACGCCGCCGATGATCTGCAGTCCTTCAAGTACATCGTCAAGAACACCGCCGCCGCCCACGGCAAGGCCGCGACCTTCATGCCGAAGCCGATCGCCGGCGACAACGGCTCCGGCATGCACGCCCACCAGTCCCTGTGGAAGGACGGCAAGCCGCTGTTCCACGACGAGTCCGGCTACGGCGGCCTGTCCGACATCGCCCGCTACTACATCGGCGGCATCCTCCACCACGCCGGCGCGGTCCTGGCCTTCACCAACCCGACGCTGAACTCCTACCACCGCCTGGTCCCGGGCTTCGAGGCCCCGATCAACCTGGTGTACTCCCAGCGCAACCGGTCCGCCGCGATCCGCATCCCGATCACCGGCAACAACCCGAAGGCCAAGCGCATCGAGTTCCGCGCCCCGGATCCGTCCGGCAACCCCTACTTCGGCTTCGCCGCGATGATGCTCGCCGGTCTGGACGGCATCAAGAACCGCATCGAGCCGCACGCCCCGGTGGACAAGGACCTCTACGAGCTCCCGCCGGAGGAGGCCGCCTCCATCCCGCAGGCCCCGACCTCCCTGGAGGCCTCCCTGGCCGCGCTGCAGGAGGACAACGAGTTCCTCACCGAGGGCGATGTCTTCACCGACGATCTCATCGACACCTACATCAAGCTCAAGTACGACAACGAGATCACCCCGAACCGCCTGCGCCCGACCCCGCAGGAGTTCGAGATGTACTTCGACTGCTAG
- a CDS encoding lipoyl synthase: protein MTIAPEGRKMLRVEARNAQTPIESKPRWIRTSVKTGPEYRDMKERVSGASLHTVCQEAGCPNIHECWESREATFLIGGANCSRRCDFCQINSAKPEPLDRDEPRRVAENVREMGLNYSTITGVTRDDLEDEGAWLYAEVVRQIHALNPHTGVENLVPDFSGKPDLLAEVFESRPEVFAHNVETVPRIFRRIRPAFRYERSLDVIRQARDFGLITKSNLILGMGETPEEIREALADLHSAGTDIITITQYLRPGPMYHPIDRWVKPEEFVEHAEYAKELGFGAVMSGPLVRSSYRAGRLYTEAMHARGLEVPENLKHLEQTSQGATTQEASTLLDKYGPSQDVPVGSSR from the coding sequence GTGACTATCGCACCTGAAGGACGCAAGATGCTCCGGGTCGAGGCCCGCAACGCCCAGACCCCGATCGAGAGCAAGCCCCGCTGGATCCGCACCTCGGTGAAGACCGGTCCGGAGTACCGGGACATGAAGGAACGTGTCTCCGGCGCCTCGCTGCACACCGTGTGCCAGGAGGCGGGCTGCCCGAACATCCACGAGTGCTGGGAGTCGCGCGAGGCCACCTTCCTGATCGGTGGCGCGAACTGCTCGCGCCGCTGCGACTTCTGCCAGATCAACTCCGCGAAGCCGGAGCCCCTGGACCGCGACGAGCCGCGCCGCGTGGCCGAGAACGTCCGCGAGATGGGCCTGAACTACTCCACCATCACCGGGGTCACCCGTGATGACCTCGAGGACGAGGGCGCCTGGCTCTACGCCGAGGTCGTGCGCCAGATCCACGCGCTCAACCCGCACACCGGCGTGGAGAACCTGGTCCCGGACTTCTCCGGCAAGCCGGATCTCCTCGCCGAGGTCTTCGAGTCCCGCCCGGAGGTCTTCGCCCACAACGTGGAGACCGTCCCGCGCATCTTCCGCCGCATCCGCCCGGCCTTCCGCTACGAGCGTTCCCTCGACGTCATCCGCCAGGCGCGGGACTTCGGGCTGATCACCAAGTCGAACCTCATCCTCGGCATGGGTGAGACCCCCGAGGAGATCCGCGAGGCGCTGGCCGACCTGCACAGCGCCGGCACCGACATCATCACCATCACCCAGTACCTGCGCCCCGGCCCGATGTACCACCCCATCGACCGCTGGGTGAAGCCGGAGGAGTTCGTCGAACACGCCGAGTACGCCAAGGAGCTCGGCTTCGGTGCGGTCATGTCCGGCCCGCTGGTCCGCTCCTCCTACCGCGCCGGCCGCCTCTACACCGAGGCCATGCACGCCCGCGGTCTCGAGGTCCCGGAGAACCTGAAGCACCTGGAGCAGACCTCCCAGGGCGCGACCACCCAGGAGGCCTCCACCCTGCTGGACAAGTACGGCCCCTCCCAGGACGTCCCGGTCGGCTCCTCCCGCTAG
- a CDS encoding DUF4191 domain-containing protein: MADAKKAADKAAKKEARAAKRAQRKQTWSQFWQAFNLQRKQDKKLIPLMLLAILGAALVFFLIGLLWGGQWWMLILGIGVGFVLAMFIFSRRLQNSMYDRVGDTPGAAGWTLENMRNTVGIVWQTKTAVAANTQLDSVHRVIGNPGIVLVGEGAPHRLKPLFEQQKKRLNRLVGGVPVHEIIVGEGEGQVPLKKLQREMTKLPRNYKKNEVYALSAKIEAMDNVGQGGPGAGLPKGPLPKSANMGGMNRRMRRAGERKKKG, encoded by the coding sequence ATGGCAGACGCGAAGAAGGCGGCGGACAAGGCCGCGAAGAAGGAAGCGCGGGCGGCGAAGCGCGCCCAGCGCAAGCAGACGTGGTCCCAGTTCTGGCAGGCGTTCAACCTGCAGCGCAAGCAGGACAAGAAGCTCATCCCGCTCATGCTGCTGGCCATCCTGGGTGCGGCGCTGGTCTTCTTCCTCATCGGCCTGCTGTGGGGTGGGCAGTGGTGGATGCTCATCCTCGGCATCGGCGTCGGCTTCGTGCTGGCGATGTTCATCTTCTCCCGCCGCCTGCAGAACTCGATGTACGACCGGGTCGGTGACACCCCGGGCGCGGCCGGCTGGACGCTGGAGAACATGCGCAACACCGTGGGCATCGTCTGGCAGACCAAGACGGCCGTGGCCGCCAACACCCAGCTGGACTCCGTCCACCGCGTCATCGGCAATCCGGGCATCGTCCTCGTCGGCGAGGGTGCCCCGCACCGCCTCAAGCCGCTGTTCGAGCAGCAGAAGAAGCGTCTCAACCGCCTGGTCGGCGGCGTGCCCGTCCACGAGATCATCGTGGGCGAGGGCGAGGGCCAGGTGCCGCTGAAGAAGCTGCAGCGCGAGATGACGAAGCTGCCGCGCAACTACAAGAAGAACGAGGTCTACGCCCTCTCCGCGAAGATCGAGGCGATGGACAACGTCGGCCAGGGCGGCCCCGGCGCCGGCCTGCCGAAGGGTCCGCTGCCCAAGTCCGCGAACATGGGTGGTATGAACCGCCGCATGCGCCGCGCCGGCGAGCGCAAGAAGAAGGGCTGA
- the gcvP gene encoding aminomethyl-transferring glycine dehydrogenase, producing MTLTPVTDPASFPARHLGPDDEERAVMLERVGYSSLDALLDAALPADIRAGAAPQLDEALSEYDAQAVLRDYAGRNVVLKAFYGQGFSDTITPPVIRRNVVEDPGWYTAYTPYQPEISQGRLEALLNFQTMVSELTGLPVANASLLDEASAVAEAVGLMSRAKKKGRRVILDSRLHPQVLGVAAERARAIDLEVEITDLSSGLVGEDLVGVVIAYPGTEGDIADPRAVIEAIHSRDGLATVVTDPLSLMLLESPGELGADIAVGNSQRFGVPLFFGGPHAAYMAVSDKLKRQLPGRLVGVSVDADGRPAYRLALQTREQHIRRERATSNICTAQALLAVTASMYAVYHGPAGLKNIAEHVHSLATSFAATVREAGAEVVHGHFFDTVAVRTPGRAQAVVDQLAEAGYLVRPIDADTVGVSFGESATAADVAELAKAFGASAAVEGASALPEGLVRAGTPLTHPIFSSIHSESQMMRYLRTLSDKDLALDRTMIPLGSCTMKLNPAAGLEAITWPEFANVHPYAPDTQTVGWRALIEQLEGWLAALTGYARVSVQPNAGSQGELAGLLAIRRYHLSRGDDQRDICLVPASAHGTNAASATLANLRVVVVATADDGSIDLADLDAKLEKHGKNVAAIMITYPSTHGVFENTVRTVCEKVHAAGGQVYIDGANMNALTGLAKPGEFGGDVSHLNLHKTFTIPHGGGGPGVGPVAVAEHLVPFLPSDPATADASAPVSGEAGVPIASTRFGSAGVLQISWAYIAMMGAEGLAQATAHAILGANYLARELSDSFPILYTGNEGLVAHECILDLRELTSQSGVTAADVAKRLVDFGFHAPTLAFPVAGTLMVEPTESEDLAELDRFIEAMRTIRAEIQEIIDGRVGYEDSVLRHAPFTAWSVSNSEWDHAFSREQAAWPVPGLRKVKYFPPVRRLDEAYGDRNLVCACPPPEAFDIDETDETADHEEN from the coding sequence ATGACTCTGACCCCGGTCACCGACCCCGCGTCCTTCCCGGCGCGCCATCTCGGCCCTGACGACGAGGAGAGGGCGGTGATGCTCGAGCGTGTCGGTTATTCGTCGCTGGATGCGCTTCTCGACGCCGCCCTGCCCGCCGACATCCGGGCCGGTGCGGCCCCGCAGCTCGACGAGGCGCTGAGCGAGTACGACGCCCAGGCGGTCCTGCGTGACTACGCGGGCCGGAACGTCGTGCTCAAGGCCTTCTACGGTCAGGGTTTCTCGGACACGATCACCCCACCGGTCATCCGCCGCAACGTGGTGGAGGATCCGGGCTGGTACACCGCCTACACCCCCTACCAGCCGGAGATCTCCCAGGGTCGCCTGGAAGCCCTGCTGAACTTCCAGACCATGGTCTCCGAGCTGACCGGTCTGCCGGTCGCGAACGCCTCCCTGTTGGACGAGGCCTCCGCCGTCGCCGAGGCCGTGGGCCTGATGTCGCGGGCGAAGAAGAAGGGCCGCCGTGTCATCCTGGATTCCCGCCTGCACCCGCAGGTCCTGGGGGTGGCGGCCGAGCGGGCGCGCGCCATCGACCTCGAGGTGGAGATCACCGATCTGAGCTCCGGGCTCGTCGGCGAGGATCTCGTCGGCGTGGTCATCGCCTACCCGGGCACGGAGGGCGATATCGCCGATCCGCGCGCGGTGATCGAGGCGATCCACTCCCGCGACGGGCTGGCGACCGTGGTCACCGATCCGCTGTCGCTGATGCTGCTGGAGTCGCCCGGGGAGCTCGGTGCGGACATCGCGGTGGGCAACTCGCAGCGTTTCGGCGTGCCGCTGTTCTTCGGCGGTCCGCACGCCGCCTACATGGCCGTCAGCGACAAGCTGAAGCGCCAGCTGCCCGGCCGCCTGGTGGGCGTGTCCGTCGACGCCGACGGCCGTCCCGCGTACCGTCTGGCGCTGCAGACCCGTGAGCAGCACATCCGGCGTGAGCGCGCCACCTCCAATATCTGCACCGCCCAGGCGCTGCTGGCCGTCACGGCGTCGATGTACGCCGTCTACCACGGCCCCGCCGGCCTGAAGAACATCGCCGAGCACGTCCACTCCCTGGCCACCAGCTTCGCCGCCACCGTGCGGGAGGCCGGCGCCGAGGTCGTCCACGGGCACTTCTTCGACACCGTCGCGGTGCGCACCCCGGGCCGGGCGCAGGCGGTCGTCGACCAGCTGGCCGAGGCCGGCTACCTGGTCCGGCCCATCGACGCCGACACCGTGGGCGTCTCCTTCGGCGAGTCCGCCACGGCGGCCGACGTCGCGGAGCTGGCGAAGGCCTTCGGCGCCTCCGCGGCCGTTGAGGGCGCGTCCGCGCTGCCGGAGGGGCTGGTCCGCGCCGGGACGCCGCTGACCCACCCGATCTTCAGCTCCATCCACTCCGAGTCGCAGATGATGCGCTACCTGCGCACCCTGTCCGACAAGGATCTCGCGCTCGACCGCACCATGATTCCGCTGGGTTCGTGCACGATGAAGCTCAACCCGGCCGCCGGCCTGGAGGCGATCACCTGGCCGGAGTTCGCGAACGTCCACCCCTACGCCCCCGACACCCAGACCGTCGGCTGGCGTGCGCTGATCGAGCAGCTGGAGGGCTGGCTGGCGGCGCTGACCGGTTACGCCAGGGTCTCCGTGCAGCCGAACGCCGGTTCCCAGGGCGAGCTGGCCGGCCTGCTGGCCATCCGCCGCTACCACCTGTCCCGGGGTGACGACCAGCGCGACATCTGCCTGGTGCCGGCCTCGGCGCACGGCACCAACGCGGCGTCGGCGACGCTGGCGAACCTGCGCGTGGTGGTCGTGGCCACCGCCGACGACGGCTCCATCGACCTGGCGGATCTGGACGCCAAGCTGGAGAAGCACGGCAAGAACGTCGCGGCGATCATGATCACCTACCCGTCGACCCACGGCGTCTTCGAGAACACCGTGCGCACGGTGTGCGAGAAGGTGCACGCCGCGGGCGGGCAGGTCTACATCGACGGGGCGAACATGAACGCCCTCACGGGCCTGGCGAAGCCGGGTGAGTTCGGCGGCGACGTCTCCCACCTGAACCTGCACAAGACGTTCACCATCCCGCACGGCGGTGGTGGCCCGGGCGTCGGCCCGGTGGCCGTGGCCGAGCACCTGGTGCCGTTCCTGCCCTCCGACCCGGCGACGGCCGACGCGTCGGCCCCGGTCAGCGGGGAGGCGGGCGTGCCGATCGCCTCGACGCGTTTCGGTTCCGCCGGCGTGCTGCAGATCTCCTGGGCCTACATCGCGATGATGGGAGCGGAGGGGCTGGCGCAGGCTACCGCGCACGCCATCCTGGGCGCGAACTACCTGGCGCGTGAGCTGTCCGACTCCTTCCCCATCCTCTACACCGGCAACGAGGGCCTGGTGGCCCACGAGTGCATCCTCGACCTGCGCGAGCTGACCAGCCAGTCGGGGGTGACGGCCGCGGACGTCGCCAAGCGGCTGGTCGACTTCGGCTTCCACGCCCCCACCCTGGCCTTCCCGGTCGCCGGCACGCTGATGGTCGAGCCGACCGAGTCCGAGGACCTGGCCGAGCTGGACCGCTTCATCGAGGCGATGCGGACCATCCGCGCCGAGATCCAGGAGATCATCGACGGCCGCGTCGGCTACGAGGACTCCGTGCTGCGGCACGCGCCGTTCACCGCCTGGTCGGTGTCCAACTCGGAGTGGGACCACGCCTTCAGTCGTGAGCAGGCCGCCTGGCCGGTGCCGGGCCTGCGGAAGGTGAAGTACTTCCCGCCGGTGCGCCGCCTCGACGAGGCCTACGGCGACCGTAACCTGGTGTGCGCCTGCCCGCCGCCGGAGGCCTTCGACATCGACGAGACCGACGAGACCGCTGACCACGAGGAGAACTAG
- the gcvT gene encoding glycine cleavage system aminomethyltransferase GcvT — MTDLRHSPLHAEHEALGASFTPFGPWNMPLKYGNELDEHRAVRESAGLFDLSHMGEIRVSGPGAGEFLDYALISTLSTLKVGKAKYSMLVDAAGGILDDLISYRLAEDEYLVIPNAGNTDVVREAFQARTDGFDVRLADESLDTALVAVQGPESEAVLLGLVAESDRDVIREMKYYAAAPLTVAGVETLVARTGYTGEDGFELYVPNDSAVELWRSLLEAGREAGVRPAGLAARDSLRLEAGMPLYGNELSTDITPVEAGMARAFAKKEGDFVGREALGGRQPERLIAGLVGEGRRAARGGSEVFLGDRLVGVVTSGQPSPTLGYPVALALLDPTATGEGTELEVDIRGKRHPFTVAKTPFYQREK; from the coding sequence ATGACCGACCTGCGTCACAGCCCCCTGCACGCCGAGCACGAGGCGCTCGGTGCCAGCTTCACCCCCTTCGGACCGTGGAACATGCCACTGAAGTACGGCAACGAGCTCGACGAGCACCGCGCCGTCCGCGAGTCCGCGGGTCTGTTCGACCTGTCCCACATGGGTGAAATCCGGGTGAGCGGCCCCGGGGCCGGGGAGTTCCTCGACTACGCCCTGATCTCCACCCTGTCGACCCTCAAGGTCGGCAAGGCGAAGTACTCCATGCTCGTCGACGCCGCGGGTGGCATCCTCGACGACCTCATCTCCTACCGGCTGGCCGAGGACGAGTACCTGGTCATCCCCAACGCCGGCAACACCGACGTCGTCCGGGAGGCCTTCCAGGCCCGCACGGACGGCTTCGACGTGCGGCTGGCCGACGAGTCGCTGGACACCGCGCTCGTGGCCGTCCAGGGCCCGGAGTCGGAGGCCGTCCTGCTCGGGCTCGTCGCCGAGTCCGACCGCGACGTCATCCGGGAGATGAAATACTACGCCGCGGCCCCGCTGACCGTCGCGGGCGTCGAGACGCTGGTGGCCCGCACCGGCTACACCGGGGAGGACGGCTTCGAGCTCTACGTGCCGAACGACTCCGCCGTGGAACTGTGGCGCTCCCTGCTCGAGGCCGGGCGTGAGGCCGGGGTGCGGCCGGCCGGGCTGGCCGCGCGCGACTCCCTGCGCCTGGAGGCCGGCATGCCGCTCTACGGCAACGAGCTGAGCACCGACATCACCCCCGTCGAGGCCGGTATGGCCCGCGCCTTCGCGAAGAAGGAGGGCGATTTCGTCGGCCGCGAGGCACTCGGCGGCCGCCAGCCCGAGCGGCTGATCGCCGGGCTGGTGGGCGAGGGCCGGCGCGCCGCGCGGGGCGGTTCCGAGGTGTTCCTCGGTGACCGGCTGGTCGGCGTGGTCACCTCCGGCCAGCCCTCCCCCACTCTCGGGTACCCGGTCGCCCTGGCTCTGCTGGACCCGACCGCCACGGGCGAGGGCACGGAGCTCGAGGTCGACATCCGGGGTAAGCGCCACCCCTTCACCGTGGCGAAGACCCCCTTTTACCAGCGCGAAAAGTAG
- the lipB gene encoding lipoyl(octanoyl) transferase LipB: MTAPRDPFFPADRSIRASSEPVEIRRLGTVDYQEAWELQASLARQRAADGIPDQLLLLEHPSVYTAGKRTQPEDRPTNGQPVIDVDRGGRITWHGEGQLVAYPIIRLAEPVDVVDYVRRLEEAVIQVVRRAGIPDAGRIDGRSGVWVPADGTRRDRKVAALGIRISRGVTMHGLALNCSNTLEFYDHIVACGIDDADVTTLSLELGRQVTLEEMTDPLITALDDALAGRLTVADHTFGSAPDPTKGLPRNRVRS; the protein is encoded by the coding sequence ATGACTGCACCGCGCGATCCCTTCTTCCCCGCCGACCGTTCCATCCGCGCCAGCTCCGAACCGGTCGAGATCCGCCGCCTCGGCACCGTCGACTACCAGGAGGCCTGGGAGCTGCAGGCCTCCCTGGCGAGACAGCGCGCCGCCGACGGGATCCCCGACCAGCTGCTGCTGCTGGAACACCCCTCGGTCTACACCGCGGGCAAACGCACCCAGCCCGAGGACCGCCCCACCAACGGCCAGCCCGTCATCGACGTCGACCGGGGCGGGCGCATCACCTGGCACGGCGAGGGCCAGCTGGTGGCCTACCCCATCATCCGGCTCGCCGAGCCCGTCGACGTCGTCGACTACGTCCGCCGCCTCGAGGAGGCGGTCATCCAGGTCGTGCGCCGGGCCGGGATCCCGGACGCCGGGCGCATCGACGGCCGCTCCGGGGTGTGGGTGCCCGCCGACGGCACCCGCCGGGACCGCAAGGTCGCCGCGCTGGGCATCCGCATCAGCCGCGGCGTGACCATGCACGGTCTGGCCCTGAACTGCTCCAACACCCTGGAGTTCTACGACCACATCGTCGCCTGCGGCATCGACGACGCGGACGTGACCACCCTCAGCCTCGAGCTGGGCCGGCAGGTCACCCTCGAGGAGATGACGGACCCGCTGATCACGGCGCTCGACGATGCCCTGGCGGGCCGGCTGACCGTCGCCGACCACACCTTCGGCTCGGCCCCGGACCCCACGAAGGGGCTGCCGCGCAACCGGGTCCGGAGCTGA
- a CDS encoding urease subunit gamma: MQLQPRETEKLLVVVAADLARRRQARGLRLNYPEAIAVITYELLEGARDGRTVADLMSWGTTILSRDDVQEGIAEMIHDVQVEATFPDGTKLVTVHNPIR; encoded by the coding sequence ATGCAACTACAGCCACGAGAGACGGAGAAGCTGCTCGTCGTCGTCGCAGCCGACCTTGCCCGTCGGCGACAGGCCCGGGGCCTGAGGCTCAACTACCCCGAGGCGATCGCCGTCATCACCTACGAACTGCTGGAGGGCGCACGTGACGGCAGAACAGTCGCCGACCTCATGAGTTGGGGTACCACGATTCTGTCGAGGGACGACGTCCAGGAGGGCATCGCCGAGATGATCCACGACGTCCAGGTGGAGGCAACATTCCCTGACGGAACCAAGTTGGTCACCGTCCACAATCCGATCCGCTGA
- the gcvH gene encoding glycine cleavage system protein GcvH has translation MATLPENYSYSADHEWIDVAADAVVGSTVKVGITSVAAERLGEVVFAELPEVGDSLTAGETCGEVESTKSVSDLYSPVTGTVTKVNDAVHDNYGIINEDPFVEGWLFEVEVTEAGPLMTATEYAEANGV, from the coding sequence ATGGCCACCCTGCCCGAGAACTACTCCTACTCCGCGGACCACGAGTGGATCGACGTCGCCGCCGACGCCGTCGTCGGCTCCACCGTCAAGGTCGGCATCACCTCCGTGGCCGCCGAGCGCCTCGGCGAGGTCGTCTTCGCCGAGCTGCCCGAGGTGGGCGACTCGCTGACCGCCGGCGAGACCTGCGGCGAGGTGGAGTCCACCAAGTCGGTCTCCGACCTGTACTCCCCGGTCACGGGCACCGTCACCAAGGTCAACGACGCCGTGCACGACAACTACGGCATCATCAACGAGGACCCCTTCGTCGAAGGCTGGCTCTTCGAGGTCGAGGTCACCGAGGCCGGTCCGCTGATGACCGCCACGGAGTACGCGGAGGCCAACGGCGTGTAG